The Pan troglodytes isolate AG18354 chromosome 1, NHGRI_mPanTro3-v2.0_pri, whole genome shotgun sequence genome includes a region encoding these proteins:
- the LOC107976461 gene encoding uncharacterized protein LOC107976461 produces MPHPHSAPRHATLGLKDCTQTPTHHIGLGPRQTTSPLNAIILQEASSVEVGFLRKPGGPSASGVDEGLLHIPIKGPPRRVGFPSSAPRSEALRAGMGGMPRAGVLQTPARIHLPGCRFNTGPAAAAKPTQPGLLGRSRVSRLASASGRALPAACTAGRSRCSPGGPGAHPTRSRCSSHNPRVFRRVVSPGRRLRPQGAATEPALSREAARALEPGSWKPPERAPEGRPEPWVAATQLRRPTFPHSGPWETSFSLSGEAPSLSFIHSLIHSFTHSFSYLF; encoded by the exons ATGCCCCACCCTCACAGTGCTCCCAGACATGCCACCCTCGGACTCAAAGACTGCACACAGACTCCTACTCACCACATCGGCCTTGGACCCAG ACAGACCACATCTCCACTCAACGCAATCATTCTCCAAGAAGCGTCCAGCGTTGAGGTCGGCTTCCTTCGGAAGCCCGGAGGACCCTCGGCCTCCGGAGTGGACGAGGGTCTGCTCCACATTCCCATCAAGGGCCCGCCCAGGCGGGTGGGCTTTCCCAGCAGCGCCCCCAGGAGCGAGGCTTTGAGGGCCGGAATGGGAGGGATGCCCCGAGCCGGCGTCTTGCAGACCCCGGCGAGGATACACCTCCCTGGCTGCCGCTTTAACACGGGGCCGGCGGCTGCAGCCAAGCCCACCCAGCCTGGCCTCTTAGGCCGCAGCCGGGTGTCTCGCCTGGCCTCTGCCTCCGGCCGCGCCCTCCCGGCCGCTTGCACCGCCGGCCGCTCTCGCTGCAGCCCTGGCGGTCCCGGGGCCCACCCCACGCGGTCCCGCTGCAGCAGCCACAACCCGCGCGTCTTCCGGCGGGTTGTGAGCCCCGGCCGCCGGCTCCGCCCACAGGGGGCTGCCACGGAGCCCGCCCTCTCCCGGGAAGCAGCGCGCGCCCTCGAACCCGGAAGCTGGAAGCCGCCCGAGCGCGCCCCCGAGGGCCGTCCGGAACCGTGGGTAGCGGCCACCCAGCTACGCCGCCCCACGTTTCCTCACAGCGGTCCTTGGGAGACCTCCTTCAGCCTTTCCGGTGAAGCGCCTTccctgtcattcattcattcactcattcattcattcactcattcattcagttatCTATTCTGA